The genomic window CCTGTCCATCGTGAAATCCATCGTGGAGCTGCATCACGGGACCATTTCCGTCGAAAGCTCCCCGAATCACGGCACGACCATACTGCTCCGTTTCCCCCCTCCCCCGCCCGACGCCTAGTTCCGCACGACCTCCCCTGTCAAGCTCGCCCTGCCGTAACCTCGCACTGCCGCACCATTTCTTTCCTGGCCGCAACGCCTGCGCGTCGGGGCCATGCCCCGCAGCAACCTTACCAAATGGTAATGTCGGCAACAGATTCCGGTAAGGCTTCTTCAGCTATCATCCCCACCGTACCCAACTCTTTAGGTAAAGAACAACACATTACCAAATGGCAACGTCACGGCAACACTCCGGAAATGGCGCGTGTCGTATGCTTCGGACACCCGTGGTGCTTCGCCACATGCGTCGCCCCCAGGATGATCATCGGTTCCACATGTACAAGATTTACCGCGGCATGCTGCTCTCTCTCATCCTGGTGACCGCCCTTGCGTCCCCGGCCCCGGCGGCTCTCTTCAGAGCAGCCTATCTCTACACGCTTTCGGACTTCAACGGGGCGATCCCATACAACTGGGTCAACCTCGCGGTCGACCGGCGCGGCGAGGAGACCTATGTCGCGGACCCTGCCGGACGGTCGGTGCGGGTCTTCAACGACAGCGGCATGGAAGTGTACCGCTTCGGCGACAACGGCGATTTCCGCAACATAACGGCGGTGGCGGTGGCAGACAGCGGCGAGATCTTCGTCCTCTCCCGGTCCAACGCAAGCTACGCGGTGACCCGTTGCGACTACCGGGGGGAACCAAAGGCAAGGCTTGCCATGAAGGGGCTCCCCCCCGAGTATGCAACCGACTTCGTACCGGACACCATCTGCTGGCACGGGGATCACCTCTACCTCGTCGACAGGAACACCATGAAGGTGGCGCTGACCGACCGGGAGGGGAGCTTCGATTCCGGGTACGAACTGGGAACCATCCTCGGGTTTAGCAAGAAACAAATAAGCGAATCCGGGATGGTCGGCTTCAGCGTGGACAACGAGGGGGATCTCCTCTTCACGGTGCCGGTCTTCTTCTCCGCCTACCTGGTCACCCCCGGCCACCAAGTACGTTCCTTCGGCATGCGCGGCAGCACGCCTGGGAAGTTCAACATAGTAAGCGGCATCGCCTCCGATGAGCGGGGGAACATCTACGTGGCGGACACCCTGCGCTGCGTGGTGATGATCTTCGACAGGGATTTCAGTTTCCAGGCCGAGTTCGGCTTTAGGGGGCTGGAGCCGGGTAACCTCATTGCTCCTATGGAACTCGTCGTCAACCATGACCGGGTTTACGTGGCCCAGAGCCGGGCCAGGGGCGTCAGCGTCTACCGGGTATTCCAGACCCAGCCGTCAGCGACCAGCACGAAGGGGGGGTGAGAAGAAGCGAACAGTACTCAAAACGGTGCAGTTGGTAACTAAATCTTTGCATTTTTTGGATTGAAAAGGAGACACAATGAAAGCAGCAAAGTCTTTGACAGCAGCAGCGGTCCTTACCCTTCTGGCCTCCGGCAGCGCCTTCGCCTACCATGACGGCGGCGTGGCGTACTGTGACGGGTGCCACACCATGCACAACTCCTCCGGCAACAAGGCGATGGGCACCGGCAGCAACGCCACCCAGCTCAAAGGGGTCACCTACCTGCTCCAGGGCAGCGACCAGAGCTCGACCTGCCTCAACTGCCACGCCACCACCTCCGCTAAGGCGGGGAGCTACCACATCATGACCACCGACGCCGCCGCGGGCGGCACGGTTCCCTCCAACTACACCCCCGGCGGCGACTTCGCCTGGGTGAAGGAAACCTTCAACTACAACAGCCACGGCACCCCGACCACCAGCCTTGGCGAGCGCCACGGCCACAACGTGGTCGCCGCCGACTTCGGCATCACCCCCGACTCCACCCTGAGCACCGCCCCGGGCGGCAACTACCCCGCGGCGAACCTGGCCTGCTCGAGCTGCCACGATCCCCACGGCAAGTACCGCATCGTAGACGCATCGGGCACCGTGCAGCGTCCCGTCGTCGCGGGCACCGGCTACAACGGAGCCAACGACGTGGCGGTCTCCTTGCCGATCAACGGCTCCGGCTCCTACGGCGCTGCTCCGACCACCACCGAGGCGGTCGGCGTCTACCGTCTGTTGGGTGGCCCGGGATACCTCCCGGATTCCGTGGCGGGCGTCGCCGGCATCCAACCGTTTGCAGCACTGCCCCCGTATGCCGTCGCACCGGCCGCCTACAACCGCTCCGAGGCGAGCACTGACACCCGCGTGGCGTACGGTACCGGCATGTCCGAGTGGTGCGCCAACTGCCATACCAACATCCACAACTCCACCGCCAACTATGACGGCGGCACCAGCCTCATCCACCCGGCCAGCAGCGACTCCACCCTGGGCGCCAACATCCTTGCCAACTACAACGCCTACGTAAGCTCCGGCAACTTCGGCGGCACCGTGGCCGGCGCCTACACCTCCATGGTGCCCTTCGAAGAGGGGACCAACAACCGCGCCAACCTGGCCCTGCACGCCGTCAACGACGGTTCCCAGAAAGGCGGCGCCGACAGCAGCTCCAACGTCATGTGCCTCTCCTGCCACAGGGCCCATGCCTCCGGCTGGGACAGCATGACCCGCTGGACCAACAAGACCGAGTTCCTCACCGTGGCAGGCGCCTACCCCGGCACCGACTCCACCAACACCTCGGCACAGTCCTACGGCCTTGGCCGCACCATGAACGAAGTCCAGGCAACCTTCTACCAGAGGCCCGCTACCGTCTACGCCACCTACCAGCGGTCCCTGTGCAACAAGTGCCACGCCAAGGACTAACGAGGCACCCCTGTTTAACGAGGCCTTAGCGCCTCACCATGCCGCAACCGGGCTGGCTTTCGGGCCAGCCCGGTTCTTACGGAAACCGTACGATCCAAAGCCGGGG from Geomonas ferrireducens includes these protein-coding regions:
- a CDS encoding NHL repeat-containing protein is translated as MYKIYRGMLLSLILVTALASPAPAALFRAAYLYTLSDFNGAIPYNWVNLAVDRRGEETYVADPAGRSVRVFNDSGMEVYRFGDNGDFRNITAVAVADSGEIFVLSRSNASYAVTRCDYRGEPKARLAMKGLPPEYATDFVPDTICWHGDHLYLVDRNTMKVALTDREGSFDSGYELGTILGFSKKQISESGMVGFSVDNEGDLLFTVPVFFSAYLVTPGHQVRSFGMRGSTPGKFNIVSGIASDERGNIYVADTLRCVVMIFDRDFSFQAEFGFRGLEPGNLIAPMELVVNHDRVYVAQSRARGVSVYRVFQTQPSATSTKGG
- a CDS encoding cytochrome C, which codes for MKAAKSLTAAAVLTLLASGSAFAYHDGGVAYCDGCHTMHNSSGNKAMGTGSNATQLKGVTYLLQGSDQSSTCLNCHATTSAKAGSYHIMTTDAAAGGTVPSNYTPGGDFAWVKETFNYNSHGTPTTSLGERHGHNVVAADFGITPDSTLSTAPGGNYPAANLACSSCHDPHGKYRIVDASGTVQRPVVAGTGYNGANDVAVSLPINGSGSYGAAPTTTEAVGVYRLLGGPGYLPDSVAGVAGIQPFAALPPYAVAPAAYNRSEASTDTRVAYGTGMSEWCANCHTNIHNSTANYDGGTSLIHPASSDSTLGANILANYNAYVSSGNFGGTVAGAYTSMVPFEEGTNNRANLALHAVNDGSQKGGADSSSNVMCLSCHRAHASGWDSMTRWTNKTEFLTVAGAYPGTDSTNTSAQSYGLGRTMNEVQATFYQRPATVYATYQRSLCNKCHAKD